The Blattabacterium cuenoti genome includes the window TAGTATTTTTTTCTTTATATGGATGTCTTTTTTTGATTCAAATTCTTTCATGTTACACTATAGATTTCAAAATAGTATTCGGAAAATGACATATAATAGAGATTTTTTGAAAAAAAAAATTATATTAGAAGGAAGTCAATTAAAAAAATTGAAAACAGATACTCTATATCTTGAGAAATTAGCAAGAGAAAAATTTTACATGAAAAAAGAAGATGAAGATTTGTTTATTGTATCTAGAAAAAATAAAAAAAACAACAAACTAACGTCCCATATAAATGAGTAAAACACTTAAATCTGAAGGAGAAATCCCACTAATTCTTGAAGCTTGAGCTAATGATATTGGACGATAATAATCTAATTTTTCTTTTGCTTCTGAAGAAAGAGATTTAATTGATTGGTAATCAAAATTATTTGGAATTTTAAGATTTTCCAATTTCA containing:
- a CDS encoding FtsB family cell division protein, encoding MIKKTKYKIIKNKYFWISIFFFIWMSFFDSNSFMLHYRFQNSIRKMTYNRDFLKKKIILEGSQLKKLKTDTLYLEKLAREKFYMKKEDEDLFIVSRKNKKNNKLTSHINE